One Pueribacillus theae genomic window, TGTAGCGAGAATGTTGCGCGTGCCGATCGCTTTTGTGATGGGTTGGAAACCCGTAGCTAAGAGCTGGCCAGCGAGAATCCGGCGACATGCTTCTGCCGCTAATGCGCCGGTTTGCAAGTAAGGCGAATTTCCTCGCAGTACTACATTTACGCCACCGGTGTTACCACGACCGATACAAGAGATGACCGACCGGTTGACATCTGGATTCTCCCGGGATGGTTCTTCAGGAGTGATGGTTCCGCCAATTTCATTTGTAACCTTTTCCTGCTCTTTGGCACTCAAAGAACGATACTTTTCTTCGAACTCCTCGAGTACTTTTAAAATGCCGCCGAACATGACTTCATTCTTAAAGCCCACCAACGTCGCACAGTTGGTCACCCGCTCGTCATTCTCGAACCACACCGTTTCACCGCCACCAGACCAAGGTAAAGCTTTGAATAACCGGTGCTGATCCGGAGTCTTAACATCATATGCTTTTGCGTATGGCCACATCCGCAAGGTATTGTTTTCTAGGTAGTATTGTGGCTTGGTGCACATCCTTAGAAAAGACTTGGTAGAAGTAGTGCTGGTAGACGAGTCTGCAAAATAAAGGATATCCAACGAGTTCACACCGGGAGTTTCCAACGCTATCTCAGCCGCCATCATTCCAGCAGTCCACATATAAGCTGAGGCCGGAGCTAAAAGTAAGGCTTTCTTGTCAAACTTCTCACCATATTGATCGCGTAAGAAGAACATCCAATCAGTTTCGCCGGTTGAGTCAAGGTAGTGGCAATTAGCCGTCAGTGCTGCCTTTACCACAGTTTCACCGACTTGCATAAACGGCCCTACAACGTTGTAGACCACCTTTTTTCCTGTGAACAAATCGGTTAGCGCTGCTTCCTTATGGGCCACCTCGACTACGCTATAGTCTGCGTTCTCAAGCTCGGGCACTAGGGTACATTGCTCTTTCAAGCGAGACATACTTCTTCCAGCGGCAATGAAAGGAATCCCCAGTTCAGCCAGATGTTTCATAATCAGTTTGCCTGTATAACCACTAGCACCATAAACAACTACGTCTTTATTTTTCATCATTACTGCCTCCTCTTTTTAATTGTTAACACGAACGGAATCAACCCGGTCCCCTCTGCGAGAGAAAATAACTCCCTCACCAGTATTCAGGTGTTGAACTAGAAATCTCTCTACTGGTTTCTCCGACGCTGTTTTAGGAATTTCAGCAAGTACTTGAAAGTAATCGGGATGAGGGCCTTGACCGATAACCTCGCTAACCTTAGATAGAAAGTCATCGATAACTAGTTTTCTCTTTTCATTCAACACGATAGCGGCAATCACCGTTTTTTCACCTGGAGAGTTGCTGTCTAAGGCTACACCGTAGACATACACATCGTTAATGTCGGGATGTTTGGCCAACGCTGTCATCATGTCCTCGACAATAATGAATTCGCCGTTTCTTCTGACAGCACTGCCACCACGATAGGAGAAGTATACCCAGCCTTCTTCATCTTTGTAGCCGCAGTCTCCGCTTCGAAACCAATTCCCCTTGGTTTTCTTTTTCGATGCCTCGGGATCCTTAAAGTAGTTGACTGGGTCTGCTTTACCATCGGCATTCCTGAAGCAGATCTCACCGATATCAAAAGGTGCACAAGGTTGATCGTGTCTATCAAGAATTTCGCACTGGATACCAGCGGGCGGTTTACCAATGGATCCTACCGGACCAACTCCGGGCGGATTGAAAGTCATCCCGCCTTCTGCAGTTCCGTAAAATTCAAATATCTTGACGTTGAAACGCCTTTCGAACTCTTCCCACATAGCCGCCGGCATGCCAGCGCTTAAAACAAAACGAACATTATGCTGGCGTTCAGAAGGACTTTCCGGCTCGGAGAAAAGCGCTGTCGCCATGCCACCGAGCAAATTGAAAGTGGTGCATCCGTAGTGTGCGACGATGTCCCAGAGCCGGCTTTTCGTGAATGTTCGACTAATCACAAGAGGCAGACCCAAAGTAAGGGAATACCCTAAGCTAATAAGTTGAGCATTGGCGTGGGTTAGAGACAGACCAGTGTAGGGACGGTCCTCTGGTGTCAATCCGAGAAGCGTATGCAACGCGCCCACGCTGGCGAATCGATGGTAATTGGATTGAATGGCTTTAGGATCGCCAGTGGTGCCAGAAGTAAACAGCATTTGCATAGTATCGCTTAACGGTCTAGGCTTAGCTGGGCTCGGCAATTCTTTTTCCTTGTCAATAGATTGAAAAATATGATTTAAGGATGCAACGTAAGGGGTAGAGCAGTAATCGTTATCACTGTCTATCACCCAAGCCCACTCTAGGGGCTCTGGCCATGCCTTAAGTGCATGAATTTTACCAAGACCTTCTTCAGATACTAGCGCTCCGCGACAATCGGTGTGCAGCACCATAAACGCCAGACGTTCGGGTTGCACCCTAACATCGATAGGCACAAAAACTGTCCCCAATATTTCCGATGCTAGCATAGCTTCAACGAACTCTGGATGGTTTCTCATCACCAAAGCAAAACGATCGCCTTCCCTCAAGCCTACATTTGCTAGTGCAGAAGCCAACATCAAACCATTGTTTAACAATTGTTCAGCGGTACGATTTTCTTCCACGAATGTGTCGTCTTCGATTGACACGAAGGTCAGTAATAACTTGTTGGGCTCCTTTTTCGCCCAATGTTGAACGGCTCCCAAAGGAGTAAACATATTCATGATAAAATCACCTTGACTACGATGGCAGCGGCATCATTATCAAGCCAGTTGCCACCGTTTTCCACTAAGACGCTCTTGGCGCCTTCCGTTTTATTTTTCATAGTTACTCCATCCCCTTTCACATGTTGACATTAATGCAACCAATTCTGTCCGCCAATGTGTCGCCTTCGAGTAACACGAAGGTTATCAGTAATCTGTTAGGATTCTTTTCCGTCAAATATTGGACTGCCCCAAAGGAGAAAATATACTCATGATGAAAGCACTGTGATTACGATGGCAGCGGCATCATTACCAAGCCAACCACCGCCATTTTCCGCTAAGGCAACCTTGGCACCTTCTACTTGACGGGCACCGGCAAGACCTCGGAGTTGTTGAGTAAGCTCAAAAATCTGCGCTAAGCCGGTGGCTCCAATAGGATGACCCTTACGAATTAAGCCTCCAGAAACACTGACAGGAATTCGCCCACCAAGTGAAGTTGCTCCATCTTCCACCAACGCGGGGCCTTCACCTTGACCACACAACCCGAGAGCCTCGTAATACATCATTTCCGCCGGCGAAGTAGCGTCGTGAAGCTCGACGAAATCGATTTCCGCGGGATCGATCCCTGCTTGCTGATAGGCTTTTAGCGCGGTGCTTGCGGTAAGATCCGGTAAATTCTCCAAGTTGGCCCCACTGGCTAAAACCGAACTGCGAACATATACCGACGTTGTTAGACCTAGCTTTTT contains:
- a CDS encoding saccharopine dehydrogenase family protein — its product is MKNKDVVVYGASGYTGKLIMKHLAELGIPFIAAGRSMSRLKEQCTLVPELENADYSVVEVAHKEAALTDLFTGKKVVYNVVGPFMQVGETVVKAALTANCHYLDSTGETDWMFFLRDQYGEKFDKKALLLAPASAYMWTAGMMAAEIALETPGVNSLDILYFADSSTSTTSTKSFLRMCTKPQYYLENNTLRMWPYAKAYDVKTPDQHRLFKALPWSGGGETVWFENDERVTNCATLVGFKNEVMFGGILKVLEEFEEKYRSLSAKEQEKVTNEIGGTITPEEPSRENPDVNRSVISCIGRGNTGGVNVVLRGNSPYLQTGALAAEACRRILAGQLLATGFQPITKAIGTRNILATLANLGYHTWQATPY
- a CDS encoding AMP-binding protein — encoded protein: MNMFTPLGAVQHWAKKEPNKLLLTFVSIEDDTFVEENRTAEQLLNNGLMLASALANVGLREGDRFALVMRNHPEFVEAMLASEILGTVFVPIDVRVQPERLAFMVLHTDCRGALVSEEGLGKIHALKAWPEPLEWAWVIDSDNDYCSTPYVASLNHIFQSIDKEKELPSPAKPRPLSDTMQMLFTSGTTGDPKAIQSNYHRFASVGALHTLLGLTPEDRPYTGLSLTHANAQLISLGYSLTLGLPLVISRTFTKSRLWDIVAHYGCTTFNLLGGMATALFSEPESPSERQHNVRFVLSAGMPAAMWEEFERRFNVKIFEFYGTAEGGMTFNPPGVGPVGSIGKPPAGIQCEILDRHDQPCAPFDIGEICFRNADGKADPVNYFKDPEASKKKTKGNWFRSGDCGYKDEEGWVYFSYRGGSAVRRNGEFIIVEDMMTALAKHPDINDVYVYGVALDSNSPGEKTVIAAIVLNEKRKLVIDDFLSKVSEVIGQGPHPDYFQVLAEIPKTASEKPVERFLVQHLNTGEGVIFSRRGDRVDSVRVNN